A DNA window from Camelina sativa cultivar DH55 chromosome 17, Cs, whole genome shotgun sequence contains the following coding sequences:
- the LOC104759363 gene encoding uncharacterized protein LOC104759363: MQRLCRTRTRTRTRVSDNGRSNNSFYKVSLSLVFLLWLLSFLSTLYAKDAALTNSVGIVDLDDGQSDVKAVPFDASSILKPSSVHDISDLSRSDDTNPIKESEEKEKSVKEAEANSIVSGSGIEESKDSFISKQSEINKTDTTGNDAEGKDTDFSKQSEMNNTGTWNDTQGKDDNFVKQIQLNETST, translated from the exons ATGCAAAGGTTGTGTAGAACAAGAACTAGAACTAGAACAAGAGTTTCTGATAATGGAAGAAGCAACAACAGCTTTTACAAAGTCTCTCTGTCTCTTGTGTTTCTCCTTtggcttctttctttcttatccACCTTGTATGCCAAAG ATGCGGCTTTGACTAACTCTGTAGGAATAGTTGATCTTGATGATGGTCAATCAGATGTAAAAGCTGTTCCCTTTGATGCTTCATCAATATTAAAGCCTTCTTCTGTTCATGATATATCTGATTTGAGTCGGAGTGATGATACAAACCCGATTAAAGAaagtgaagagaaagaaaaatctgtGAAGGAAGCAGAGGCCAATAGCATAGTTTCAGGGAGTGGTATAGAAGAAAGCAAGGACAGTTTCATTTCAAAGCAAAGTGAGATAAACAAGACGGATACAACAGGGAATGATGCAGAAGGCAAAGATACTGACTTTTCTAAGCAAAGTGAGATGAACAATACAGGTACGTGGAATGATACACAAGGCAAAGATGATAACTTTGTGAAGCAAATTCAATTGAACGAGACAAGCACA
- the LOC104756638 gene encoding uncharacterized protein SLP1-like has product MQRLCRTRTRTRTRVSDNGRSNNSFYKVSLSLVFLLWLLSFLSTLYAKDAALTNSVGIVDLDDGQSDVKAVPFDASSILKPSSVHDISDLSRSDDTNPIKESEEKEKSVKEAEANSIVSGSGIEESKDSFISKQSEINKTDTTGNDAEGKDTDFSKQSEMNNTGTWNDTQGKDDNFVKQIQLNETSTRNGTESKYNEFLKQNNMNKTDSGNVTETNVSKVDQPSRAVPLGLDEFKSRTSNSRNKSLSDQVSGVIHRMEPGGKEYNYASASKGAKVLSSNKEAKGAASILSRDSDKYLRNPCSTEGKFVVVELSEETLVNTIKLANFEHYSSNLKEFELQGTLVYPTDTWVHMGNFTASNVKHEQNFTLLDPKWVRYLKLKFLSHYGSEFYCTLSLMEVYGVDAVERMLEDLISVQDNKNTFKTREGDLEQKEKKPVQQAESCEGDACDERSMKKENEREAPPENMLSKTEASMAKNSNKLAEPVEEMRHHQPGSRMPGDTVLKILMQKLRSLDLNLSVLERYLEELNTRYGNIFKEMDREAVVREHAIVTLRLDLEGMKERQERMVSEAEEMKEWRKRLEAEMERAEKEKENVKERLEQVWQRLEWMEKKGLMVFTVCLAFGTIAAIAVVVGMGTGRAEKTVGGAWILLLISSTFIMFVLSL; this is encoded by the exons ATGCAAAGGTTGTGTAGAACAAGAACTAGAACTAGAACAAGAGTTTCTGATAATGGAAGAAGCAACAACAGCTTTTACAAAGTCTCTCTGTCTCTTGTGTTTCTCCTTtggcttctttctttcttatccACCTTGTATGCCAAAG ATGCGGCTTTGACTAACTCTGTAGGAATAGTTGATCTTGATGATGGTCAATCAGATGTAAAAGCTGTTCCCTTTGATGCTTCATCAATATTAAAGCCTTCTTCTGTTCATGATATATCTGATTTGAGTCGGAGTGATGATACAAACCCGATTAAAGAaagtgaagagaaagaaaaatctgtGAAGGAAGCAGAGGCCAATAGCATAGTTTCAGGGAGTGGTATAGAAGAAAGCAAGGACAGTTTCATTTCAAAGCAAAGTGAGATAAACAAGACGGATACAACAGGGAATGATGCAGAAGGCAAAGATACTGACTTTTCTAAGCAAAGTGAGATGAACAATACAGGTACGTGGAATGATACACAAGGCAAAGATGATAACTTTGTGAAGCAAATTCAATTGAACGAGACAAGCACAAGGAATGGTACAGAGAGCAAATACAATGAGTTTTTGAAGCAAAATAATATGAACAAAACAGATTCAGGGAATGTTACCGAGACCAATGTTTCAAAGGTTGATCAACCATCTCGTGCTGTTCCGCTTGGTCTTGATGAGTTCAAGAGCAGAACGTCTAATTCCAGGAACAAATCATTATCAGATCAGGTCAGTGGTGTGATTCACAGGATGGAGCCTGGAGGGAAAGAGTACAATTATGCATCCGCTTCAAAAGGCGCAAAGGTCCTGTCTTCCAACAAGGAAGCAAAAGGAGCTGCAAGCATCCTAAGCCGAGACAGTGATAAGTACCTCAGGAATCCATGTTCCACTGAAGGTAAATTTGTTGTCGTGGAACTTTCAGAAGAGACATTGGTAAATACCATCAAACTCGCTAATTTCGAGCATTACTCTTCCAATCTGAAAGAGTTTGAGCTTCAAGGCACCCTAGTTTATCCCACTGATACATGGGTTCATATGGGAAACTTCACGGCTTCAAACGTGAAGCATGAGCAGAACTTTACACTTCTTGATCCAAAGTGGGTGAGATACTTAAAGCTAAAGTTTCTAAGTCATTATGGTTCAGAATTCTACTGCACCTTGAGTCTAATGGAAGTCTATGGAGTGGATGCCGTAGAACGAATGCTGGAGGATTTGATATCTGTCcaagacaacaaaaacacattcAAAACTAGAGAGGGAGATCTTgagcagaaggagaagaagccaGTGCAGCAAGCAGAGTCCTGTGAAGGCGATGCTTGTGATGAGAGGAGCATGAAGAAAGAGAACGAGCGGGAAGCCCCACCAGAGAATATGTTATCGAAGACTGAAGCATCAATGGCGAAGAATAGTAATAAGCTGGCGGAGCCCGTGGAAGAGATGAGGCATCATCAGCCAGGAAGCAGAATGCCAGGGGACACAGTGCTGAAGATACTGATGCAGAAGTTAAGGTCATTGGACTTGAATCTATCGGTACTAGAGAGATACTTAGAGGAACTGAACACAAGATACGGGAACATATTCAAGGAGATGGACCGTGAAGCTGTTGTGAGAGAACATGCAATTGTGACTTTGAGACTTGACTTGGAAGGTATGAAGGAGAGGCAAGAGAGGATGGTGAGTGAAGCAGAGGAGATGAAAGAGTGGCGAAAGAGATTGGAGGCAGAGATGGAGAGAgctgagaaagagaaggaaaacgTAAAAGAAAGGCTAGAACAAGTTTGGCAAAGACTTGAGTGGATGGAGAAGAAAGGGTTAATGGTGTTCACCGTGTGTCTTGCGTTTGGGACTATCGCGGCTATTGCAGTTGTGGTCGGTATGGGAACAGGACGAGCAGAGAAGACCGTTGGTGGTGCTTGGATCTTGTTATTGATTAGTTCGACATTCATTATGTTCGTTTTGTCTCTTTGA